The DNA sequence TGAGAAACCGAAACTCCTCATAATCTCGCCAAAACCGTATCCTACCAAAGAACCTATGCTCATAAGCGTTATGAACAAACCACCAACGGCGTTCGCGTAGAGAGAAACTGCGTTGGCAACAATCCTCAAAACAGCCAACAGGAAAATCAGAAACAGAGGAAAGTGATACTTACTGTTCATAAGCGCCACAACAACCTCGTGACCGGAAAACGCAGCGTAAGGTGAGACTTTCAGAAGCAAACCTATCACTATTCCGGAAGTCACAGAAATAAGCGGTATCCTGTAAGAGCGGGGAACTTTCCTCTCAAGGAAGGAAGAGAGGAAAAACATCACTCTATCTCTGAGCGTAAGGTAGAGGTAAATAGATGAGGTAATTAAAGGAATAAAAAGCATAACTGCTATCAGATAATCGGTCTGAAACAGCTTCCCGGCTGAATACTTGAAAACAACGGGCATCAGAAAGTGTAGAGCAACTAAAAATGCGGAAAAGCTACCGACTATGAGAAAGCCTATAAAATCCTTTACTAAAAAGTAAGCAACGTTCTCTACGGCAAAGAGAATCCCCGTTATGGGGGAAACGAAAACGGCAGAGATACCGCTTCCTGCTCCTATACCTATTGAAACTTTGGTAAGCTCTTTGGGTAAATTAAAGAGCCTGTGAAATCTGGAAGATATCATTGCGCCAATCGCAGCAGAAGGACCTTCATTTCCAACTGCGAAACCGCTACCTATGCAAAGAGCAGAAGCTATGATTTTTAAAATCAGGTCGCCAAAAGTGTAAGTAATCCTGTTATCTGCTATAGCCTGAGCGATTTCTCTCAGTCCGTATTCCCTGACTCTATCGTTCCTTTCTATCAGGTAGTTAACGAAGAGAATTACAGCAGTAGGAACGAAAATGAGATACCAGAGAGGCAGATGAGGTATTGTTTCAATCGGGTCTCCCTGAAAGAAAATGAAGGAAAACACTTTACTCATCAAAACGTAAACGGAAACGAAAAATCCCGTCACCACCCCGGTAATTAACGAAGAAAAGAACAGAACGTTAAGCTTTCTCAACGCTTCACCTTATTTAAAGGGGGGATTACTCCCCCTTAATTATCGCTTCAGCAACGGTTCTAACCGGCTGCCCTGTAGCGCCCGGAGCGTAATACTTCCATTCTCTATCCAGGAAAGCTGGTCCTGCTATATCTATGTGCGCCCAGGACTTAACTTTCTTGCTGTCAACGAACTTCTGAAGGAAGAGCGCAGCCGTAATGGCACCACCGTATCTCGTTTTTCCAACGTTCTGAACGTCAGCGTAAGTGCCTTTAATATCTTCTTTCAGGTCTTCATCTAAAGGCATGCACCACAGCTTTTCACCCGTTTCCTTTGACACCTTTAACAGCTTGTTGGCTAACCTGTCATCTTCTGTAAAGAGACCTGACGTGTAATGTCCCAAAGCCACAACGCAAGCGCCTGTAAGCGTTGCCATATCTATCATAACATCAGGTTCAAGCTCAGAACCGTAGATAAGGGCATCAGCCAATATGAGTCTACCTTCGGCATCAGTGGAATGGACTTCAACGCTTACGCCGTTCTTATAAACGATTATGTCGTCAGGTCTGTAAGCTTTACCGTCAGGCATGTTCTCAACAGTTGGTATAAGGGCGTGAACCTCAACGTCAGGCTTAACTTCACCTACTACCTTCATAATGCCTAAAACGGCACAGGCACCTGCCTTGTCAGACTTCATTGTCTTCATAAACTGTTCAGGTTTTATGTTTAGACCGCCACTATCAAACGTTACGCCCTTTCCGACTAAAACAACTCTTTTCTTCGGTTTTTTGGGTTTGTAGGAAAGGTGGATGAAGCGGGGG is a window from the Desulfurobacterium pacificum genome containing:
- a CDS encoding chloride channel protein; amino-acid sequence: MRKLNVLFFSSLITGVVTGFFVSVYVLMSKVFSFIFFQGDPIETIPHLPLWYLIFVPTAVILFVNYLIERNDRVREYGLREIAQAIADNRITYTFGDLILKIIASALCIGSGFAVGNEGPSAAIGAMISSRFHRLFNLPKELTKVSIGIGAGSGISAVFVSPITGILFAVENVAYFLVKDFIGFLIVGSFSAFLVALHFLMPVVFKYSAGKLFQTDYLIAVMLFIPLITSSIYLYLTLRDRVMFFLSSFLERKVPRSYRIPLISVTSGIVIGLLLKVSPYAAFSGHEVVVALMNSKYHFPLFLIFLLAVLRIVANAVSLYANAVGGLFITLMSIGSLVGYGFGEIMRSFGFSTEPFYFAAIGAAVFVGVVMKVPFTSVVLALEITYDYNVVVPVGFIVAVSSLLTGMIFDVRKLVLKGFKRKVK
- a CDS encoding leucyl aminopeptidase, producing the protein MKVRYASEIAGRKADTLVFGVFEGLKDLMDKDAEQLKSLGFKGKVGETVTLPGEGSFKSVVYVGLGKKGDVDLEKVRVATAKGIRAAEKSGAKKVVVDFPEVERLGGKEAKAIAEGVIIGAYKFSKYKKEEGSKLKEIVVAGKKEFKEEFEEGRIFAEAVNFVRDLVNEPGNVITPEKLAEVSEELAARYGFECKVFDEEALEKEEMVGILTVGRGSKNPPRFIHLSYKPKKPKKRVVLVGKGVTFDSGGLNIKPEQFMKTMKSDKAGACAVLGIMKVVGEVKPDVEVHALIPTVENMPDGKAYRPDDIIVYKNGVSVEVHSTDAEGRLILADALIYGSELEPDVMIDMATLTGACVVALGHYTSGLFTEDDRLANKLLKVSKETGEKLWCMPLDEDLKEDIKGTYADVQNVGKTRYGGAITAALFLQKFVDSKKVKSWAHIDIAGPAFLDREWKYYAPGATGQPVRTVAEAIIKGE